A stretch of Mya arenaria isolate MELC-2E11 chromosome 14, ASM2691426v1 DNA encodes these proteins:
- the LOC128217404 gene encoding uncharacterized protein LOC128217404 produces the protein MDAVSGKKAPEGTGSDHTFCQTCAYDGKDIPPDAFCTVCKEFLCSNCARVHKNMTFTKSHPLQNKSTMPSSLQPESENKHFTETCQRHAEEFIKYFCPNHETLLCRDCLAEKEHSSCTIERISQVAKRYKEGPKYNGLKAGLVQVVNDIGNLSDNIQASMKYIDEECFTNINALRKFRNEINQYLDKREQELLEEIEQKKQKSQSLLSELKSNCQDIQAATEKLKAELQDKEVNSNQLFISGTRAIKELVGFQSALKDIRGKKSVSYFKFTRDPTTKQLLASCTAIGRVDQVALDLADHLASDLADQVASDLADQLALNLADQQTKPQVSALNQGRADLRQYQFSKLSGIPVKTAADTSNCFLTGVAFLSRDRLLLADFKNNSVKLVDTTNQMMSQVKLPSGPWGLCLLPGNRAAVTLPLVEKIQFVSIQGIVTLQDVVKVDGACRGIDFCDDNLIVSFHQPGKVVMMDMTGKVKKSVDNDSSGKPLFQHPLNLTVTRESQTPSVLYVSDWDTHTITKLSMSLEVLQSYQDPLLKYPYGLAPVGDNQLLVCGSISDNIVLLDTLTGEITQLFGIKEEIKNPYSVAYCSQKKTMFVTCSPSGRPELENFVKVFKVHARLVPRILTDIERDRCMKESRLMRPGYI, from the exons ATGGATGCAGTCTCAGGGAAAAAGGCACCCGAGGGAACTGGATCTGACCACACATTCTGCCAGACATGTGCGTACGATGGCAAGGACATCCCTCCTGATGCCTTCTGTACCGTCTGCAAGGAGTTCCTGTGTTCCAACTGTGCCAGAGTACACAAGAACATGACGTTTACCAAAAGCCACCCTCTTCAGAACAAGAGTACCATGCCTTCTTCACTCCAACCAGAGAGTGAGAATAAGcattttacggaaacatgtcaACGCCATGCCGAAGAGTTCATAAAATACTTTTGTCCCAATCACGAGACACTTCTGTGTAGAGACTGCTTGGCTGAGAAAGAACACAGCTCATGCACTATTGAAAGGATTTCTCAAGTTGCAAAGCGGTACAAGGAGGGCCCAAAATACAACGGTCTGAAGGCAGGACTTGTCCAGGTGGTCAATGACATCGGCAACCTTTCGGACAACATACAAGCGagcatgaaatatattgatgaaGAGTGctttacaaatatcaatgcGCTTCGAAAGTTCAGGAATGAAATCAACCAATACCTGGATAAGAGGGAACAAGAGTTACTGGAAGAAATTGAGCAGaagaaacaaaaatcacaaagcCTGTTGAGTGAACTAAAATCAAATTGCCAAGACATACAAGCTGCCACTGAGAAGCTCAAGGCTGAGCTACAAGACAAGGAGGTCAACAGTAACCAGTTGTTTATATCTGGAACAAGGGCAATTAAGGAGTTAGTCGGTTTTCAGTCAGCCCTTAAAGACATCAGAGGTAAAAAAAGTGTGTCATACTTCAAGTTCACAAGGGACCCCACCACAAAACAGCTGCTGGCTTCATGCACAGCAATTGGCAGAGTGGATCAGGTGGCGTTAGATTTGGCAGACCATCTGGCATCAGATTTGGCAGACCAAGTGGCGTCAGATTTGGCAGACCAGTTGGCGTTAAATTTGGCAGACCAGCAGACAAAACCTCAGGTGTCAG CCTTAAACCAAGGCCGTGCAGACCTAAGACAGTACCAGTTTAGCAAGCTGTCTGGCATTCCAGTGAAGACGGCAGCAGACACTAGTAACTGCTTCCTGACCGGTGTGGCCTTTCTGTCCAGAGACAGGCTCCTACTGGCTGACTTCAAAAATAACTCAGTAAAGCTTGTGGACACTACCAACCAGATGATGTCCCAGGTGAAACTTCCAAGTGGCCCGTGGGGCCTGTGTCTCCTGCCCGGGAACAGGGCAGCCGTCACTCTACCTTTGGTGGAAAAGATACAGTTCGTATCTATTCAGGGAATTGTCACACTACAGGATGTTGTTAAAGTAGATGGAGCATGTCGTGGAATAGATTTCTGTGATGACAACTTGATAGTGTCCTTCCACCAACCAGGTAAGGTGGTGATGATGGACATGACGGGAAAGGTGAAGAAGAGTGTGGACAATGACAGCAGTGGAAAACCTTTGTTTCAGCATCCGTTGAATCTGACAGTGACCAGAGAGAGCCAGACTCCTTCGGTCCTTTATGTCTCAGACTGGGACACCCACACCATAACCAAGCTGAGCATGTCACTAGAGGTGCTCCAGTCGTACCAAGATCCGTTACTGAAATACCCATATGGTCTGGCACCCGTGGGGGACAACCAGCTGCTCGTGTGTGGGAGTATCAGTGATAACATCGTGTTACTGGACACGCTCACAGGCGAGATAACCCAACTGTTTGGGATAAAAGAGGAGATAAAGAACCCATACAGTGTGGCTTACTGTTCACAGAAGAAGACGATGTTTGTCACCTGCAGTCCATCGGGTAGACCTGAATTGGAGAATTTCGTGAAAGTCTTCAAA GTGCACGCGCGCTTGGTGCCACGCATCCTGACCGACATCGAGAGAGACAGGTGCATGAAGGAGTCACGACTAATGAGACCTGGCTATATCTGA